In Rhopalosiphum padi isolate XX-2018 chromosome 3, ASM2088224v1, whole genome shotgun sequence, the genomic stretch ATGTTGTATAGTAACGACGTATAGACgttgtatagacgtatagtaatGATTGTTAAGCAATTGAATCTTGTgaacattttactattataagaatttaagagtagcaatgaatgtattgattttacaatgatgtgatttttttttgtgtctgtcatcgcCTTTTAGTGTTAAAACCGTTCAATCTTCAACTTTAATATCTTTTTTGGTAGGAAATTAAATCTAGATGGTATTTTGGGGTTGAAAGTAAAacattccaattttttttgattactgataaaataaaaataaaaatataaaaaacataatatttttacataaaaccgTAAATCgcttttttaatatgttttcattaaaaaacgaataaccgtagataaattttaaccaaatgtttatatttgaattctCTATACttggaataatttaaaaatattttgactctttttatACTCTATTTATACTCGTatcaaaaagcttaaaaatgtagTACAAGGTTCTTTATAAGTTTCTAATATCGATCTATGTAAAAAGCgtttgaagttagaatttttaaatttgctaaTTATACTATagctaaaaatgtttaaaatatttattatttatacctaggtttaaaaataaaatataaggtttcatatatatattatgcttaatagAAGTATGGAATAAATTGAGagtaattctataaatattttttatgggcatctgataattaaattttaataaattttaatattctcttATAAAATTAGGATATTTCACAATACGatgttagttaaatataattaaaaaagtattgatCGTAGAAACTTAGTATATTCCattgttgattaatattttctttgctcaataaaatgttcaaaatatttaggataattttaagctattgataggcatttttaatttttatttttttttataaaagtatttataaaaatatttagactcagtcaaaattcttgaaaattaattaaaaatttccatATAAACTTTTCTTTtagaaaatcaattatttaaaaaaaagctatacacaatttaattttcctaagtgtttaaagtttaaactatttaaagctcaaatgttgacaaaataagTACGTCAAAatcactaattttaaaaattattttctaattaaaaatgtaggatacgattttcgatttttatagctaagactTATTAAACAGTTTCTATTACACATTTCTTACTGAAACCTAAAActctaaaaaaatacacaagtaCAATTTTGATTGATAAacgttttaaattcaaattttgacgaaattggaTATTACACAAAGGATAACGATTATAGTAATTTTGTTGTATTCAATTCAAAAATAGTGTTTATagggacttgaaacttttaattatattattatattttattataaatcatttttaaaacatttaaattaaattaaggtatttattatttatactgtactattctagtaaaataaattactataataaaataatctccaCTTAGAATCGTTTTACTTTAAAGCGTGCAATGAtggatttatcattgaattaaaatttaacacattcattaaaGTATTTCCTTAATTATGAGGTACCCTTGATTCTACTGTATAGCAGAGTGGTTACTTATTTtccctttttttatattattaaaggagtttaattttatattcttgaaaaaatatattatataaacatattacaaaACCACTTATAAGTGATTATTTAATCatgtaaattaaaactaattgatTACTTAAcgttattaaaagaaattattgtataattgtacaataatacacTACTTATATTATCGTACTATATGTATTAATCATAAGTTTCAAGTTGATAATTTTGCTTTTCATCGATTTTCCAAAAAGAAATAATGACGAaatacttagttttttttttatgaactatttcataattaaaccAATATATGTTATGatctaaacataatatgtcatatacaaaataaaattctcCATCCACCCaaccataaaaatatagtttttgtcTGTCAGTGACGTATAATTttcctttaattaattttttctggcCCATTTTTGCCATGTTTTCATATTGTGCGTGGTTGATTTATGGTctacataaacattttacacTAACTACTAATTAGGTGTATTATTGAGCTTTAAGAATAAAGCAGTAAATCTAGAACATTTTGTTCATTGTTTCAACGTTTAAGTTTGAATTAAGAGTGTTTGATTAGGTATAAACTATAGCGCTTTTATGTTATCACGAAAGCAGGTTGATTATAATGTTTGTCTTGTTTTAGTAGTATAGTATGGATGGTAAAAAAGAATCCTTAAATAAAAGAATCAAATATGTACAGATTGTTTTTAATGTGGTTTATACTAAAAAGTTAGTCGAAAGAGATTTTTTGAATGTAATAGGAACTTTATAAGGATAATGTGTGTATTTTCAGTTTAGTTTGTCCGCTTTTATTTCAAATAGAGAGCAAAGGCACACTTcactttatgaattattttttgtgttagtAATATCTGATAAAAGTTGTTAAAACTGTTCAATGGtataaataattggttttgaCTTACTGAAatggtttaatataaaaatcaatggtTTTAATATCCGTACTtgagtttaaaaaatacatgcGATGCACAATCGTTTGattaaaaacatgaaaacaaAATTTCCTTGTAGTtaatgagtaatttttttttttaattggtaaatattaactattaatgatctattttgtttcataaaggtaaatattatagtataatacactatacagtattaaTTTGAGTAGTcacaaactttatttttactcataaaaatataattatgtgatCATGATGAAAAAGTCATACAACTTTTTAAAtcaaccataataattgtacgatacttaattaaaaagaaagctttattaaaaaaaaatatatatatatcggatTATAAACGAATATGAATAGAAAATAATGTTTGATTAAACGTTATAGATTTTAAgcctattaaacatttttgatattcaattaataatgagttataaattaataaactacgttttaaattattaatgttatacattttaactttttttatatctgtTTGTAGCTGACCCTGAATCTATCAGTGTTGGAACATTGATTGAACCCAGTGATCTTTCGGCGCACAATTACATCGATCCTTCATCTGATTTTTATGATGACAAAAATAGCGATCCAAAATTTGGTATTATGAAAAAGTTAACATCTGGTGCAATCGTGGGTCCAGTGGATGAAGGAAATAAAATACGTCTGGTGTGTCGTGCAGGCCGTGCCAGACCTGTGCCCCAAGTTACATGGTGGCAACATAGTCGTGGTCCAATTTATGATAGTgatttaggtaatatattttaatccaaCTCAAGAAAAAATCCATTCATTTGACAAAGATGCCTTTTCATTTATTCCGGTGttgtataattaagtataaattcttGTAATTTCCAGTTGATTACCAATACCGAAAAGTGGATTCCGATATGTCCGATGATGTTTTCTCGTACTCGGGATTATGGGTTGCACAAAGCGTTCTCACCGTTGTCGGAAAAAGGGGTGCAAACGGTAGATATGAATGTCGAGTAAAAACAGCGACTGATTCTTCACCAATTCTGACATCTAATGTCGAAGTCACTGTTAATGGTaaggaaattatatttaaaataaagtgtaaaatcattaggtataacgtatatatgataatattataatttaattttctctaGACGACgatattacatattttcttCATACATTTTTCAGTAAGTCCATACTCAGTTGAAATGTCCACTTCATCATCAGGTGCCACTGTAACTACGGTTTCTAAAGTTGACGATCGTAGTAAGTCTCAAAATAGCGAAAATGATAGAAATTCCGGAGAAGTAGTTTACGCTGAAACTACAGAGGGCCAACCGTTAGTAATTCGGTGTGCGGCCCGTGGAGCCCGTCCTCAAGCAAACGTgacatggtattattattataaggatCAAGAAAATGACGACGACAATGATTACGGAAGTGGAATAAGAAATGAACAAAATGTTCATGCGCCTACCGTTCAATCGTCGAAGCACGGCGCACCCGTTATGTTAGGAAACAGTCAGCAAAACGGTGGTTCTACAGCTAGGTCTCCCAGCGATTATTTGATATCGGAACAGCGACGTATGGAAGGTGGAGCAGAAATTATAGGTCCCGTAGAAATAGCACAGCATACTGAATATCAAGTAAGAAACaagtaaaaattagaaaaaataaaaacgtaataattagtataacttttattttatattttcttcaatatttcaatgtaaTCATTAAAAGCTACAATTATAAGAATACGTATGGGGGGTATTTTCTCTATAGGCTGATGGCACCCGAGATACGCACAGCCAATTATCAATGTCACAACTTCATCGCCAACAAGACGGTTCCATACTGCGGTGTGACGCATTCAATAATGTCGGTTCATCACCGAATCAACCTCTCACTGTAAACATGACAATCCGAGTAAAATGTAAGTAAATCTAACAGAACTATGTTCGATTCTGTCGTTTCAGAAAacgtttaacaatttaaattctgtTTCCAGATGTACCGACTGCTTGGGTAGTGCCTATTACTGATGGAGAAAATTCTGGTGCGATTGTAGAGGACGAAATAAAAAACGATATAGGTCAACAACGTAAGGGAGGAGTtgataatagcaataatataaatcCAATAATAATTGATGCATCCAAAGATACTTACGACGGATCACACTATCAATCAATTCTATATACTGTAGTGGTTAATGAAACTAAGGAATTAAGGCTGCACTGTGCATACCACGCCAATCCAGATAAACTCCGAACTCCTGttaaatggtaaatatttatttttttacaatctaACATCCCACGAagagtaaaaataaagtttgctaatagtttaactaaattatggtactttttttataggtatcGAGATGGCATTGAGTTACAATTAGTTGATGAAGAAGAACCAGCTTCATCAAGTCACGGAACATCAGCATCGTCATATGCAGCAACACCAGCTACAGGCACTGGTACGCTATCAGGATCGTCAAACGGTGCTAATAATAGATTTCGCACAAACCCTATGGGAAATACTGCAAAATATGCTCGAGTTAAAGGATTGGCCAATGGAAATGGAGGAATTCATGGAGATGGTAATGGTGAAGACGCAACTGTACTAGTGGTTAGAAAGTTAACACGTTTCGACTCGGGCCGTTATGAATGTCGAGTAAGAAATTCAGTTGGGGCAGCCAATTCTACAAATTTTGCAAACGTTCGTGTTCAATGTAcgtataacagtataacataaaatatttacttttgagtttttcaaatttaataaatattgtaatgttttaatttgttatattcattgCAGATACACCTAAGGTGAAATTACACGTTATCCTAGACGATTCACTCGACGACAATCAAACTTCATCAACAGCGAGTAGcaatatcaacaataatatgGTTGGATCAAATCCAGTTGTATTAGAATCTGAACATCGCAACGTCACACTTCGATGTGCTGTACAATTAGAAGAAGATCAGCAAAATATTGAAGACACGAATAGCGATCCGTCTTTGAATTTAACCTCTGTCCATTGGTATTGGAACGGTGTACAAATGCAGTTACCAAATTGCACTAGAGCACCGGATAGTAGTGATATTTTTGTAGACGAAGAAGACGGAGACAACGATTTTGATAtcgaaaataatgataatgaaaataatgcaATGAACTTTAACTATGAAACTAGTGAACCACATGGAGAAGGAGAATATGACTCATACGCTGTAGATAATGATACTAGGAGACGTAATAAAAAGCAAAGGAAAGTGGTGTGCACCGATAGAGAACTTATTTTAGTTAATGTGACAAAAAATATACACGGAAATTATTCATGCCGAGCGAGGAATGCTGCTGGTCTTCTTACTCCGATGTCCGATCAGACACCTCTTATCGTATATTGTAAgcttacttaaattattattctatactcgtacattaaatcatattaatttaaaaaatgttacaatttaatattatataaaaaaaaagttctacattttaaacatctaattaatttttttatgtagtagATACTTGACATCAAATTCTTTATtctaaatttgaacttttatttgatattttatttttttaataaataaatgtttttacactGAATAGTTGCTCCGGGACCAGTGACATTGGAGTTCAGTCCACGACGGGTCATAAAAGGAAGGAACGTAACCTTGAGATGCAATGCTCAATATCTTGGTCGGCCACAACATCCTACTCGTTACTCATGGTTTCGCGATGGACATCCATTTTACCACCAAAATCAAGGATTAATAAACCCTAGCATAAATTCTGGAACCGGAATTAGTATTGGCGCCAACGGAAATAATGGTGGGGGAAATTTCAACCCCGAATGGTTTGTTGATCACGTCTCATTGGAAACTCGTGCCAATTTCACCTGTTCTGCTTACAATGAAGGTGGTGTCACATATTCCGAGCCCGTATATATCGAGGTTTTTGGTaagataactaatatatttattaactcaaATCAGCcaaaagaaaaacattatacattaaatgttttattatttgtagcTCCACCAAATTACATTACTGGGCCTCCACAATACTTAGGAGTAGCTTATAATGCATCACATGTGAATGCATCGTGCACTGTTGAATGTTATCCTCATTGCTCCGTTAACTGGTTACGCCGTGGTGTCCTCATCGATCCAATAAACAACCCTATGGACAAAGAAAGGTATAAAAgtcttacattttattatttatgtatggttaaaaaaaatagttttgtttaaatattctgTGGTTACATACGATTTAAATCTTTATGTctctttaaataaaacttagctgagaacaatttatatatttttttaaattggacgACTATTATCACAGATATTCAATACTGACGGAATATTTACCCGCGGAACGATTGAAAAATGATTTCGAAGCGGTGCGCAGCACGTTGATATGGCGCATGGACAACTGGCCAGGTGGTCGTGGCTTAGATCCAATAACAGATTCGACGGAATACAGTTGCCGGAGCAGTGGAAATGAAGTTGGTCCACCTGTGTCAGAATCGATAATGAATTTCTCTGTTGAATGTAAGTTGGGCTTTTAAAGTGGCACgcatattgataaattatcattaatctcCGTCCTTATATTTTAGATCCTCCTGGTAACATGACTGTCTCCAAAACAGTCGTGCATGTCAGTGAAGGTAACATACCGGAAAAAGTGTTTTGCCACGCCGAGGGCCGTCCCCAGCCCACTTTTGAGTGGCGTTATATCGCCAATACGAACAATTGGAACGTGCCAGGAAACTCGTCTCAGTCAACCCAATCATCTTCGCAGCAAAGGCTTTCTTCTATCGCCAACGCTGGAAACAGCGGTGTCGGTGGAGGCTCCGGAAGCGGTGGTGCCCAAATTAATAACCAACAGTTGGTTTTGAACTCAGCTGTGGGTAGGCAACAAGCTGGCTACTATGCCTGCGTGGCTCGCAACACACACGGAAATGGAACTGCGTACACCTATCTGGACGTTATGTGTAAGTGAAATAACTTAGCATGTCACtactatcaaaataatataataatgagatATAAAATTTCATAAGCGTTAATaaagacaaaatatttaaagaactcAGTCATtgctaaaattgtataacaaataattaataataatgatttaatgttttaatttccatattaaaaatcaataatttattattacaaaattaaaaaaaaaaatcgttaaaaaactATAAGGTGCCTAGTTCTTCCTAATTGCATGTACCACTGATAAGTTGTAGGACGTCTTAAATGTTTTTAGATTGATATCATCTCAAATGTCTAGCGTTGTCGATATTTTACTTCTTAAACTTCTTAACCGGTGATCTCTGTAAACATGTATCTAGTGATATGTTGAAAATTATCCTGAAATCTGCTACAGTTGTTATTacagtacaaaatatatgtacactATTTTCATGATATCGTATTTCAaaaggtatatgtatataataaatttgtcgTTATTCCTATACTAGGTAAGTGCTTATCGTATAATTTCAGATTAGTTTAGATTCATGTAATTTATCCTATTACTAATAGTTTATagtaatgaaaacaataaacaatatttgggatttattgacattttcaattaattaataatttatttgtaataaacaatagtGACTTACCACGTatcttataatgataaaaaaaataaaaaaaattaatattaacgacATGTATCGAATTagaaaattttttgtttataaatttaatattaaaattgttttttagataAACCTAGCTGTCAACTTAGGATGATAACCGTTGACCAATTTAAACAGGAATCATCAGCTAGTTTGACTGATCAATCTTCCGAATTAGAGGAATTTTTGTCTTCATCATCCGGTGAAAAAAGAATACTGGTGTGCACAGCTACTGCAAATCCAAGCCAAGTACAGTATACGTGGACCATAAGAAACTCGGGTCGTCAGAACGATACGTCTACATCTTCGCCATCTGATTCTCCCGCTACTGAGAGGGTCATCACCGTATCAATTGGATCATCAGGCAACAGTGGATCAAACGAAGTGGATAATATGGGAAGTTATAATCGGAGCATACTAATATTACAAGATAGGCTGGAAGTGAGTAACAACGATGACGAAGAAGGAAGGGGTAGCGACAATATATCCAACAACGGTGCATCAGAAGGCGTCAGAACATATGTGTGTACTGTCAACAACACTGTAGGATCGGACCAGTGTAGCATTCAAGTTCAAGGTAATAAATACTTCtcgttataataatgaataacgaagaatattaattaataattaatataacttatcaGGTGCAAAtcttaattataacataaaatatgtatgatatttaaagataaaaataattaacaagtgATGCAATTAACTATcgaactttataatttaaatcgatatataaaaataaaatgctttaaattcatttttataaattacaattaaaatcataaatcacTTTCtagaaatgttataaaatatttctatttatttaaaaataaaccatatattatttattgattcaatttttattcacatttaaattattttataataatacatgttgaggtttaaaaatatagaattataatacatcatttgATATTTACAATAATCTCGTAAGtagattaaataacaaaaataaagtcTCAGTAAAATATCAGAAGTTTCAGTTATTGAAAagtttatagattattaaaggTATTGTTAAAGTATTAAAGATATGGTCTTAATTAGCAAGACGGATACAACAATAGAGGAAGAGTTACGTAGATAATTAGACGAGGAAAGTGGAATGAAGAAGTGAGGAATGTGTTCCGTATGACGATgtgaaacttttaaatttatttatgaatacagGGGAGGAAAATCAATCGAGTTAGACaaaagttttgtaaaaaataatattattcgcaaTGTGTCTTCGATTAGTAGTACgggataaatttaaaactttatgaataggtttattataatcaaGCGGAGAAAGACAAGGGACCTGTcacctaaataaaataagcaACAAATTATAAGAACTTATATATTGATTCCTATAATCCATTAaagtatatagataatttatgaaTCCATACTCTAGTTCATCTCTAGTTTTTATAATAGGATGGACTAAAAtctcataaatatgtaattttggaCACACATTTGggaaaaaatgtaaatctaGGTTTCGGATAGAATTAGCAGAAATAATTAGAATATCAAATGGTATAATCGACAGCAATTTGACGAatgatactttaatatatttagagATATTAAGCGACTGTCTCAGGGATTCGCCGCAAAGTACTAATCAACCTAGGTGGCAAGGTCTAATCTCAGAAGACGAGCATCAtttgtactataaatatttacgcGTGAAAAATTCCACGCATTTCAtcgattttaatgtattaaacaaaatattatattatgcacctgaaagttaaaatgttgattgatatattattatttatttatagtaaaattataatttatttatatttttattagctgtCAGTGAAAGTAAGTGTCTATATCTCTTAAACTATTATAGTACATTGATAGTAGAATAAAcgtattaatcatttataatgtagtatattatactttaattatttttacatttttacgtaGTATTATTGTTAACATCGTAAATGtagatacaattaatttacttgTATGCATATCTGTACTAGGTGACGCTCCCTGGTGGAAACAGTTTTTGGCAACCATAGGTTTGGGTGGATTGCCAGTGATGGTCGTCTTGGTGGCCTTGGTTGTGATTTTGCTACTTATCGTCATCATCGTAATTGTTATCCTGTTGCTGTTCGTTTGTAAGAACCGTTACATTAAACCGGGCAATGGAGTGTCGGGAGGACGTCAAAAATGTAAGTCTTTTATGTTCAATAAAACGTGTACAATGACGTACAAAACGTTAttacaacattattaaaatgtgataAACCGGTAACGAAATACTTTGAGAACGGCATGTGAACATATCAAAAAAGTATACCGACTAATAATACATACTGTGTGGATGTAGTGatgttataatcattatatagtgttagtaatattttaatagtgcgCAATGTTCTGTctgtataattttacatagtagacttatatatgtatttgtattttatcgttttagtAGATACAGCTTTTATTGTGTGTtccgtttttgtttttaatatttagatgttaaacaaaaataccCTACATTGACGGCGTATAGGGTACCAGTCGTTTGGCGCCGGCACCGAGGCCGTGGCTTGCTATTAAACATATCGAAAGTGCGACAAAAGTGAGTATTGTATGGTTACGAGCACTGACGTTAACCACTATTATTATTGGTACGCGCGCTAGCACTCAAATGCACTTTCTCATAGTTATTGTTTTTCCTGTTTCGGGACGTATATGATTACGGtgatggtggtgatggtggttgtagatatatatatatatttataattctgtacacattttttcttgcgtttttttttttaatgtttttcccTACGGtggctatttttttttcgctctTCTTGTTTACCGCTGAAACTTATGTGCTTGGAGACAtcgttatactatatacatttacattatacaatattctacTATCGCAAACACGCTACAATCAGCTATACTGGTTTTCTTAAACAACGCTAAAAGATATAAGATAACACAACCATGTCGAGCGGTCTTGTAACGATTACTATTGTAGTCCCGAAGGAAGTGCCACGTCGTCGATTTCCGGTGCCAACCCCGTGACTGCACAGCAGTGTACAGACCAGCCGGCGAATGTCTCGGGCAACCCTAAGCCCCCGCCAGGATACGACGACGACCATTCGCAATCGTTTTCCAGCCAGCGGACAACATCGGCCGCGAGCGTCGTCGGCAAGTGGCCGCTCAAGCCGGGCGTGTTAGTGCATTCGAAGCAGCAGCTGCTCAAGTTGCAGTCGGCCACTGCCCACGGCCAACCGGCGACGGCCGACACCGGGGACGGTGGCGGCGGGCCCGCCGACAAAATCGTTGCCGACGGAAGCGGCGAAAAGCAAAAGTCGAAAAAAAACCACACCGGTAAAGGAAAAGCGCCGGCGGCCGAGTGCATGATGTTGGCCAACGAGACGCAGTCGGCGCGCGCGGCTCGCATACGACGCATGATGATCGggtctaataataatttggtgCCAAAAAAACCGTCACCCACGTCACCTCCACCCGCGCCTCCTGTCCGACAGAGCTCGGATACCGGCGCGGGAAGATATCCTTCTGCGACAGGTAGAAAAACGACTGCGTGTATGATAACACGGAGGGTTTAAAATCGTATtagaaatatcaataatattataatgtattgcaCCGCAAAATCGGTAACGATAGACAGCCGACCTGTCTTTAAAGGAATCGGTTTTCGTAAAAATACgagtaatatataggtattaattacaaaatagtaGGATACCTCAATACAacgatatgtataattttatccgAGAGGCATATAATGACGCGAGTTCAATTTTCATAAGAAACGAG encodes the following:
- the LOC132924417 gene encoding uncharacterized protein LOC132924417 isoform X4, whose product is MIWSMKSSDSGGEGGEEDSGGGGGSTKAVKWRQRGHQVSTTSLSTSSGCRWMTMTMFVFFFITSTAAVLSNSTFKGEQQSDINARIGQSAFLPCELEPNNVTTGFEITTQCGIVHSVKWYRGANRIFLYSGGPRTTQPHREGYTDRYDRSYWSTEPNSTLGFLVMDNITALDEGVYKCEITYTKVHEGCNIVQFINLTTYTDPESISVGTLIEPSDLSAHNYIDPSSDFYDDKNSDPKFGIMKKLTSGAIVGPVDEGNKIRLVCRAGRARPVPQVTWWQHSRGPIYDSDLVDYQYRKVDSDMSDDVFSYSGLWVAQSVLTVVGKRGANGRYECRVKTATDSSPILTSNVEVTVNVSPYSVEMSTSSSGATVTTVSKVDDRSKSQNSENDRNSGEVVYAETTEGQPLVIRCAARGARPQANVTWYYYYKDQENDDDNDYGSGIRNEQNVHAPTVQSSKHGAPVMLGNSQQNGGSTARSPSDYLISEQRRMEGGAEIIGPVEIAQHTEYQADGTRDTHSQLSMSQLHRQQDGSILRCDAFNNVGSSPNQPLTVNMTIRVKYVPTAWVVPITDGENSGAIVEDEIKNDIGQQRKGGVDNSNNINPIIIDASKDTYDGSHYQSILYTVVVNETKELRLHCAYHANPDKLRTPVKWYRDGIELQLVDEEEPASSSHGTSASSYAATPATGTGTLSGSSNGANNRFRTNPMGNTAKYARVKGLANGNGGIHGDGNGEDATVLVVRKLTRFDSGRYECRVRNSVGAANSTNFANVRVQYTPKVKLHVILDDSLDDNQTSSTASSNINNNMVGSNPVVLESEHRNVTLRCAVQLEEDQQNIEDTNSDPSLNLTSVHWYWNGVQMQLPNCTRAPDSSDIFVDEEDGDNDFDIENNDNENNAMNFNYETSEPHGEGEYDSYAVDNDTRRRNKKQRKVVCTDRELILVNVTKNIHGNYSCRARNAAGLLTPMSDQTPLIVYFAPGPVTLEFSPRRVIKGRNVTLRCNAQYLGRPQHPTRYSWFRDGHPFYHQNQGLINPSINSGTGISIGANGNNGGGNFNPEWFVDHVSLETRANFTCSAYNEGGVTYSEPVYIEVFAPPNYITGPPQYLGVAYNASHVNASCTVECYPHCSVNWLRRGVLIDPINNPMDKERYSILTEYLPAERLKNDFEAVRSTLIWRMDNWPGGRGLDPITDSTEYSCRSSGNEVGPPVSESIMNFSVEYPPGNMTVSKTVVHVSEGNIPEKVFCHAEGRPQPTFEWRYIANTNNWNVPGNSSQSTQSSSQQRLSSIANAGNSGVGGGSGSGGAQINNQQLVLNSAVGRQQAGYYACVARNTHGNGTAYTYLDVMYKPSCQLRMITVDQFKQESSASLTDQSSELEEFLSSSSGEKRILVCTATANPSQVQYTWTIRNSGRQNDTSTSSPSDSPATERVITVSIGSSGNSGSNEVDNMGSYNRSILILQDRLEVSNNDDEEGRGSDNISNNGASEGVRTYVCTVNNTVGSDQCSIQVQAVSESDAPWWKQFLATIGLGGLPVMVVLVALVVILLLIVIIVIVILLLFVCKNRYIKPGNGVSGGRQKYSRGGAGQQQDNESNLGATGDSKAAFYENLPFHGMRPPPNQSSTLQPHAALSNAGNGNTAAGHANYKPPQPLPPADASLSPLSSLIHRSPNGGYVSLLRRSAVPESDAVARRPTAAVRFNSLQRPDRGSTTAWQRRDRQFRSMRTVGTGSGSDGPTAEDDRRGRQDDNNNDSGKASGGGGGGDETKASAATVDRGDGRKDAFSASTFPKPAPRTRVPSASVAPPSLSRRDTYENLQQLLNGSDGSVIGTNKLTGVGIGARSLDEFYRMQIQQQHQLLYHRVTADDAAATALTAGYSTVGGGVVHHRQQQQQQQQHQQQQHQPQSIEMTQFEMTAGSGREDVYQKSQKHNAVGRYMGDNDDDRGDGIGGDGDKICKSMNAGGGTMGRRRRGNQQQVLDGGGPLSDHYYNGGSIGGSSQHLQQQYHHHQHQQQQHGNRRRSNAAATADGSLVQPAATSNYNTVSGVGYYAADVYASMGARQQQSKRQSQQQQRPYCGVGGAASAGNVSDEQSSLTAKRSWRRQQNRRRRAGVGGGVVAVEPDDDADQPQPAVASDYAADAEADDPPSPQPLAGDRYRTVAAAVADLDLHHHRPRQKSDARNNLPAGGVLAAADQQPNGGGANKNVVKFHDVGREIDV